One region of Corynebacterium capitovis DSM 44611 genomic DNA includes:
- a CDS encoding exonuclease domain-containing protein, translated as MTTRPGFAVVDLETTGFGGTDRIIDIGVVLLGPDLEHQGTWETLVQPGRDIPNSYVHKITATDLVRAPRFEVVAPYLAYLLHGRIPVAHNAGFEKRFLSLEFRRAGIDTNVGSIDWLDTMVLSQRHLGQAKLSEALTAVGIENFQPHAALADAEATADLLRTLVQKRGASVLLGARASAEPNDPREVPTVVRGKKEDEHWLARLTSALPNQGDSNVDRYRRALTASLADLQLSASEIKHLGDIAISDGLALDDIAATHEEFIRQMAVQAWLDGVVTDEERAQLADLAEQLGVAGNVVESFLTAPVAGNPIEELVLRHGDRVAFTGALDLPREEWERRVTDLGLVFGGVTKKTVVLVAANPDSMSGKAVKARELLVPVIDERTFARLISALDPAPASAVAPDEELAERFPWVADAPVPLTAADALASHWIAHSPDLSLHLMSSYLDRDLVIDVRNSAVEKPGLRWQERFPRMLDATVYDLRDIPGVGEKRLRQLVEAVVLAALDADITGEYVDTDIYIDDADPSDIVAGWAALAGAPFPGTTEETIAVLFSTCTQELLDATTHDPRRVAIATRRWLGGATLDELGTQFGVSRERIRQLETQLRASFAEHSELSAAVAQQVARRVGKLAAVDVVKRQMPWLWTVDESLGCTYEEYFRGLFGLWKVDGGWMLAADFDPESGITLDAHGVFSVGELARSVNADESALADWLAQRGYLALSGGTMARVRSHQDRAVAVLSVAGEPLTVEEIAAQVEANPRSLANQMNEDPRISRVANGTYALTSWGLEPFTTITDWIGRRIDATGSVALADLLAEAPRLRISESSVRAYAAGSGFSLIDGTVTRSTTTTEIIDDEPFDSKNMYFRDGAWHLLLVLTPDHLRGSGFVVPRGVAGLYRVPVGGEVAVPSRLGDQYVRVNRLKQFSVSTIRRFLEELGSQVGDRVWLRFRPDAFDVVPAPPLDPSLTGLAGLLSEMGLDPSLTGESALAAINDALGLDASAPRRRAVALCGHRQQDDLADVIREMQV; from the coding sequence ATGACCACCCGGCCCGGTTTCGCGGTGGTTGACCTCGAGACGACAGGTTTCGGGGGCACCGACCGCATCATCGACATCGGCGTCGTCCTCCTCGGCCCGGATCTAGAACACCAGGGCACCTGGGAAACGCTTGTGCAACCCGGGCGGGATATTCCGAACAGCTACGTGCACAAGATCACGGCCACCGACCTCGTCCGTGCGCCGCGCTTCGAGGTCGTCGCGCCCTACCTTGCCTATCTTCTCCACGGTCGCATTCCCGTCGCACACAATGCGGGGTTCGAGAAGCGTTTCCTCTCCCTCGAGTTCAGGCGCGCGGGCATCGACACGAACGTGGGTTCGATCGACTGGCTCGACACGATGGTGCTGAGCCAGCGGCACCTCGGCCAAGCAAAGCTCTCCGAGGCCTTAACCGCCGTCGGGATCGAAAACTTCCAGCCCCACGCCGCCCTCGCCGACGCCGAAGCAACCGCCGACCTCCTGCGTACCTTGGTGCAGAAGCGTGGCGCCAGTGTCTTGCTGGGTGCGCGAGCTAGTGCCGAACCGAACGACCCGCGTGAGGTGCCGACGGTTGTGCGAGGTAAGAAGGAGGACGAACACTGGTTAGCCCGCCTAACGAGTGCGCTGCCCAACCAGGGCGATTCGAACGTCGATAGGTATCGGCGCGCGCTCACGGCGAGCCTGGCGGACTTGCAACTCTCGGCTTCGGAGATCAAGCATCTCGGCGACATCGCTATCAGCGACGGCCTTGCCCTGGACGATATCGCCGCCACGCATGAGGAGTTCATTCGTCAGATGGCGGTCCAGGCGTGGCTCGACGGCGTGGTCACGGACGAAGAACGTGCGCAGCTTGCGGATCTGGCGGAGCAGCTCGGCGTCGCCGGTAACGTCGTGGAGTCGTTCCTCACCGCGCCCGTAGCGGGCAACCCGATCGAGGAGCTTGTGCTGCGCCACGGTGACCGGGTGGCGTTTACTGGCGCGTTGGACCTGCCGCGCGAGGAGTGGGAGCGTCGCGTCACTGACCTCGGCCTGGTCTTCGGTGGCGTGACGAAGAAGACGGTCGTTCTGGTGGCAGCCAATCCGGACTCGATGAGCGGCAAGGCTGTGAAAGCCCGCGAACTACTTGTTCCTGTGATCGACGAGCGCACGTTCGCCCGACTCATCTCTGCGCTCGACCCCGCGCCGGCGTCTGCAGTCGCTCCAGATGAGGAACTTGCGGAGCGCTTCCCGTGGGTCGCAGACGCGCCCGTTCCCCTCACCGCCGCGGACGCTCTGGCATCGCATTGGATCGCGCACAGCCCGGACCTGTCCTTACACCTGATGTCGTCCTACCTGGACAGGGATTTGGTCATTGACGTGCGTAACTCGGCCGTCGAAAAGCCTGGTTTGCGCTGGCAGGAGCGGTTTCCTCGCATGCTCGACGCGACGGTGTACGACCTGCGTGACATCCCGGGTGTGGGGGAGAAGCGCCTGCGGCAGCTGGTGGAGGCGGTGGTGCTCGCTGCCCTCGACGCGGATATCACCGGGGAATACGTGGACACGGACATTTACATCGACGACGCCGATCCCAGCGACATCGTCGCCGGCTGGGCCGCGCTCGCGGGCGCGCCCTTCCCCGGCACGACGGAGGAGACCATTGCGGTTCTCTTTTCAACGTGCACGCAGGAGCTTCTCGACGCCACCACCCACGACCCCCGCCGTGTGGCCATCGCCACTCGGCGCTGGCTAGGCGGTGCCACCCTTGACGAGCTGGGAACCCAGTTCGGCGTAAGCCGGGAACGGATCCGTCAATTGGAGACGCAGTTGCGCGCGTCCTTCGCCGAACACTCCGAGCTCAGCGCTGCGGTGGCGCAGCAGGTGGCTCGGCGCGTGGGGAAGCTGGCGGCGGTGGACGTCGTGAAGCGACAAATGCCTTGGCTTTGGACTGTGGATGAGTCACTGGGCTGCACGTATGAGGAGTACTTCCGTGGCCTCTTTGGGCTGTGGAAAGTCGACGGGGGATGGATGCTCGCCGCGGACTTTGACCCGGAAAGCGGGATCACTCTGGATGCGCACGGTGTGTTTTCGGTGGGTGAGCTGGCAAGGAGCGTGAACGCGGACGAGTCGGCGTTGGCCGATTGGCTCGCGCAGCGCGGTTACCTCGCGCTTTCCGGTGGCACAATGGCGCGGGTGCGCAGCCATCAGGACCGCGCTGTGGCTGTGCTGTCCGTCGCTGGCGAGCCACTCACGGTTGAAGAAATCGCCGCGCAGGTGGAGGCCAATCCTCGCTCCCTGGCCAACCAGATGAACGAGGACCCGCGCATCTCGCGCGTCGCCAATGGCACATACGCGCTTACCAGCTGGGGCCTCGAACCCTTTACCACCATCACCGACTGGATCGGCCGACGCATCGACGCCACCGGCTCCGTTGCGCTCGCCGACCTCCTCGCCGAAGCCCCGCGCCTGCGCATCAGCGAATCCTCCGTGCGCGCCTACGCCGCAGGCAGTGGCTTCTCGCTAATCGACGGCACCGTCACCCGCTCCACCACAACCACCGAAATCATCGATGACGAGCCGTTTGACTCGAAAAACATGTACTTCCGTGACGGTGCGTGGCACCTGCTTCTCGTACTCACCCCCGACCACCTGCGCGGTTCTGGGTTCGTTGTCCCACGTGGCGTTGCGGGATTGTATCGTGTTCCAGTCGGTGGGGAGGTGGCGGTGCCGAGCCGGCTTGGCGACCAATACGTGCGCGTTAATCGCCTGAAGCAGTTCTCGGTCTCCACGATCCGGCGCTTCCTGGAGGAACTCGGCAGCCAAGTCGGGGACAGGGTGTGGCTGCGGTTTAGGCCTGACGCGTTCGACGTCGTTCCTGCCCCGCCCCTCGACCCGTCGTTGACCGGTCTTGCGGGTTTGCTTTCCGAGATGGGCCTCGACCCGTCCCTGACCGGTGAGTCCGCGTTGGCAGCGATCAACGATGCCCTTGGTTTGGACGCATCGGCTCCCAGGCGGCGCGCAGTCGCGCTATGTGGACACCGTCAGCAGGACGACCTCGCCGACGTTATTCGGGAAATGCAGGTGTGA
- a CDS encoding zinc-binding dehydrogenase: MHDAEKTMMAARMHIGDEGRELKIDQVPIPEPGNGEVLVKVMAAGVCLSDVHLLDGSLTAPHLDDDVVTLGHETAGVVEKLGEGVSSFAPGDRVVMRSGYRDDKGDVYGHGIDFDGGWAEYVLTKESTLISLPESISFEVGAIIPDAVSTPWSAIDYTAQVKEGQTIGVWGVGGLGAHAVKLLVAEKASPIIAMDPSDKARERALEYGADYALDSTADDFEDKLREITGGKMLDVAFDFAGVPPVRKQALSVLGVGGKLVLVGISGGEVVIPSDMDFQMNRNAILGHYGSLPNSIPDVVQLLAEGRVNFDASVTEVLPLSEAATAVDHLKNKVGDPIRIVLRPGE; encoded by the coding sequence ATGCACGATGCTGAGAAAACCATGATGGCCGCCCGTATGCACATCGGCGACGAGGGCCGCGAACTGAAAATCGACCAGGTCCCCATCCCCGAGCCGGGCAACGGTGAAGTGCTGGTCAAGGTCATGGCAGCCGGGGTATGTCTATCGGACGTCCACCTCCTCGATGGCTCATTGACCGCTCCGCATCTCGACGACGATGTGGTGACTCTGGGGCATGAGACCGCAGGAGTCGTGGAGAAGCTGGGCGAGGGTGTCTCGTCCTTCGCGCCGGGTGATCGGGTGGTGATGCGAAGCGGCTACCGCGATGACAAAGGCGACGTGTACGGACACGGCATTGACTTCGACGGCGGATGGGCAGAGTATGTGCTGACCAAGGAATCCACCCTGATCAGCCTCCCTGAGTCCATCTCTTTTGAGGTGGGTGCGATCATTCCGGACGCGGTGTCTACTCCGTGGTCCGCAATCGACTACACCGCCCAAGTGAAGGAGGGCCAAACCATCGGGGTGTGGGGTGTTGGCGGTCTCGGTGCCCACGCAGTGAAACTGCTTGTGGCGGAAAAAGCGTCCCCAATTATTGCGATGGATCCTTCCGACAAGGCGCGCGAAAGGGCGCTGGAGTATGGGGCGGATTACGCGCTTGACAGCACGGCCGACGACTTCGAGGACAAGCTGCGCGAAATAACCGGCGGCAAGATGCTAGACGTTGCCTTCGACTTCGCAGGGGTACCTCCCGTCCGCAAGCAGGCCCTGAGCGTCCTAGGCGTCGGAGGAAAACTAGTTCTGGTCGGCATCTCGGGCGGGGAAGTCGTCATTCCCAGTGACATGGATTTTCAGATGAACCGCAATGCCATCCTTGGCCACTACGGTTCCCTTCCGAACAGTATCCCAGACGTGGTGCAATTGTTGGCGGAGGGTCGCGTCAATTTCGACGCCTCCGTCACGGAGGTCCTCCCCCTCTCGGAGGCTGCAACCGCGGTCGACCACCTGAAGAATAAGGTGGGCGACCCGATCCGCATTGTGCTTCGCCCCGGGGAGTAA